In the genome of Polaribacter sp. MED152, one region contains:
- a CDS encoding SDR family oxidoreductase — protein sequence MSKVVLVTGASSGIGKAVATYLQQKGYFVYGTSRNPKNQENFTFKLIALDVLKNESITAAVDQIINEKGRLDVLVNNAGMGITGAIEDTPINEMKSVFDTNLFGAIDVMKAVLPKMRKQNSGTIVNITSIAGYMGLPFRSLYSASKGALELITEGVSMEVKGFGINVVSIAPGDFATNIAAGRYHTPVFENSAYKEDYENNLKIIDADVDGGKDPVEMAKVIYKITNTKNPKIHYKVGNTLEKFSIVLKRILPDRIYEKILMNHYKL from the coding sequence ATGTCTAAAGTAGTTTTAGTTACAGGTGCATCTTCAGGAATTGGTAAGGCTGTAGCCACTTATTTGCAACAAAAAGGATATTTTGTTTATGGAACTAGCAGAAATCCTAAAAACCAAGAAAACTTTACTTTTAAATTAATTGCATTAGACGTTTTAAAAAATGAATCTATTACAGCTGCTGTAGATCAAATTATTAATGAGAAAGGAAGATTGGATGTTTTGGTAAATAATGCAGGAATGGGAATTACAGGTGCTATTGAAGACACTCCTATTAATGAAATGAAATCTGTTTTCGACACCAATTTATTCGGAGCTATTGATGTTATGAAAGCTGTTTTACCAAAAATGAGAAAACAGAACTCTGGTACTATTGTTAATATTACTTCTATTGCTGGTTATATGGGTTTGCCATTTAGAAGTTTGTATTCAGCATCTAAAGGAGCTTTAGAATTGATTACAGAAGGAGTTAGTATGGAGGTAAAAGGTTTTGGTATAAATGTAGTAAGTATTGCTCCTGGTGATTTTGCAACAAATATTGCAGCAGGTAGATATCATACACCAGTTTTTGAAAATTCTGCTTACAAAGAAGATTATGAGAATAATTTAAAAATTATTGATGCAGATGTTGATGGGGGAAAAGATCCTGTTGAAATGGCTAAAGTAATTTATAAAATCACAAACACTAAAAATCCTAAAATACACTATAAAGTAGGGAATACTTTAGAAAAGTTTTCGATTGTTTTAAAACGAATTCTTCCAGATAGAATTTATGAGAAAATTTTAATGAATCATTACAAACTTTAA
- a CDS encoding DUF4199 domain-containing protein, with translation MENQVSSKGIILNNGLYYGIVLILASLVIYALGMHLDPTGGYINFAVIAIAVIAFPIIGMSAFKKANGGFMTWGQGVKIGVGIVIIGSLLTIVYQHIFTAFIEPEFYTQVEEITRKTLYDNGLTEEQIETQMEMTSKFQGTIIGDAIGLLFMAFIGFVVSAIVAAVKKKTEEETY, from the coding sequence ATGGAAAATCAAGTAAGTAGTAAAGGTATTATTTTAAACAACGGTTTATATTACGGAATCGTTTTAATTTTAGCTAGTCTTGTTATTTATGCATTAGGAATGCATTTAGACCCAACAGGTGGTTACATTAATTTTGCTGTAATTGCAATTGCAGTAATTGCTTTTCCTATTATAGGAATGTCTGCTTTCAAAAAAGCAAATGGTGGTTTTATGACTTGGGGACAAGGTGTTAAAATTGGTGTAGGTATTGTAATTATTGGTTCTTTATTAACCATTGTTTATCAGCATATTTTTACTGCATTTATTGAACCCGAATTTTATACTCAAGTAGAAGAAATTACAAGAAAAACTTTATACGATAATGGGTTAACAGAAGAACAAATTGAAACTCAAATGGAAATGACCAGCAAGTTCCAAGGTACAATAATTGGTGATGCTATTGGTTTATTATTCATGGCCTTTATTGGTTTTGTAGTTTCTGCAATTGTAGCCGCTGTGAAGAAAAAAACAGAAGAGGAAACATATTAA
- a CDS encoding glycosyltransferase family 2 protein: protein MEISVVIPLLNEEESLQELHDWIATVMQSNRYLYEIIFIDDGSSDNSWQKIEELSSKNKSVKGIRFQKNYGKSQALDAGFELAQGNVVITMDADLQDNPEEIPELYNLIVNENFDLISGWKKKRYDNVVTKNIPSKLFNAAARKTSGLKLHDFNCGLKAYKNEVIKSIKVSGEMHRYIPVLAKNEGYNRIGEKVVQHQARKYGETKFGMDRFVNGFLDLITISFLSKFGKRPMHFFGLWGTFMFLFGTSAAFYIGAYKLYKVFNNIKTILVTDNPWFYIALTSMILGTLLFLAGFLGELIIKTKNTEKHYTIREKLNF from the coding sequence ATGGAAATTTCGGTAGTAATACCACTTCTTAACGAAGAAGAATCTTTACAAGAATTACACGATTGGATTGCAACTGTTATGCAATCCAATCGTTATTTATATGAAATTATTTTTATTGATGATGGTAGTTCTGATAACTCATGGCAAAAAATAGAAGAGTTATCCTCTAAAAACAAGTCAGTTAAAGGAATCCGTTTTCAAAAAAACTATGGCAAATCTCAAGCCTTAGATGCTGGTTTTGAATTAGCCCAAGGTAATGTTGTTATTACTATGGATGCAGATCTACAAGACAATCCAGAAGAGATACCAGAACTTTACAATTTAATTGTTAATGAAAATTTTGATTTAATTTCTGGATGGAAAAAGAAACGTTATGACAATGTAGTTACTAAAAATATACCATCTAAATTATTTAATGCAGCTGCCAGAAAAACTTCTGGTTTAAAACTTCATGACTTTAACTGCGGACTAAAAGCCTATAAAAATGAGGTAATTAAAAGTATAAAAGTAAGTGGAGAAATGCATAGATACATACCTGTTCTAGCCAAAAATGAAGGTTACAATAGAATAGGAGAAAAAGTAGTACAACACCAAGCAAGAAAATATGGTGAAACTAAATTCGGGATGGATCGTTTTGTAAATGGTTTTTTAGATTTAATTACCATTTCTTTTTTATCTAAATTTGGAAAAAGACCTATGCACTTTTTTGGTCTTTGGGGTACTTTTATGTTCTTATTTGGAACTTCTGCTGCTTTTTATATTGGTGCATATAAATTATATAAGGTTTTTAATAACATAAAAACCATTCTTGTTACAGATAATCCTTGGTTTTATATTGCACTAACTTCTATGATTCTAGGAACCCTATTATTCTTAGCAGGATTTTTAGGAGAACTAATCATTAAAACAAAAAACACCGAAAAACACTATACAATAAGAGAAAAACTTAATTTCTAA
- a CDS encoding phospho-sugar mutase, which translates to MTDFVNKAKQWLTPTFDAETQSEIQNLIDNNQAELADRFYKDMEFGTGGMRGVMGAGTNRINKYTLGRATQGLSNYLVDNVSKDQIRVVIAYDCRHNSKKFAKVVADVLSANNIKVFLFEDLRPTPELSFAVRHLNCDAGIVLTASHNPPEYNGYKVYWADGGQIVPPHDSGIISKVNALEFSEINFDANEDLIEVIGKNVDDVFIEASVKNGSLSDKIDRNSLKIVFTPLHGTSIMSIPHTLKGAGYTDVHIVEEQRKPNGDFPTVKSPNPEEPEALHMATELANNIGADIVIGTDPDCDRLGVAVRDLNGNMKLLNGNQTMVVMTDFLLKKWKEEGRLNGKEFIGSTIVSTELVNQIAAKYNVETKVGLTGFKWIAKMVVDFPELEFIGGGEESFGYMVGDFVRDKDAVTATLLACEVAAYAKQNGSSFYHELLNIYIENSFYKEHLISITKKGMDGAAEIQQMLSDMRNNPLTEIDGEKIESLSDYQASTRKNLITGEVSNMDIPKSNVLIYQTASGTRIAARPSGTEPKIKFYFSVNAPLDKIENAEKVEDALDAKIQRIIKEMKLN; encoded by the coding sequence ATGACAGACTTTGTAAATAAAGCAAAACAGTGGTTAACACCAACTTTTGACGCAGAAACACAATCGGAAATTCAAAATTTAATCGACAACAATCAAGCTGAATTGGCTGATCGATTTTATAAAGATATGGAGTTTGGTACTGGTGGTATGAGAGGTGTAATGGGTGCTGGTACTAATAGAATTAATAAATACACTTTGGGTAGAGCAACCCAAGGCCTATCTAACTATTTAGTAGATAATGTTTCTAAAGATCAAATAAGAGTAGTAATTGCTTACGATTGTAGACACAACAGCAAAAAATTTGCTAAAGTAGTTGCTGATGTTTTATCTGCAAATAATATTAAAGTTTTTCTTTTTGAAGATTTAAGACCAACTCCAGAATTGTCTTTTGCAGTTCGTCATTTAAATTGTGATGCAGGTATTGTTTTAACAGCTTCTCACAATCCACCAGAATATAATGGTTACAAAGTGTATTGGGCTGATGGTGGACAAATTGTACCTCCACATGATAGTGGTATTATAAGTAAAGTAAATGCTTTAGAATTTTCAGAAATTAATTTTGATGCCAATGAAGATTTAATTGAAGTTATTGGTAAAAATGTAGATGATGTTTTCATAGAAGCTTCTGTTAAAAACGGTTCTTTATCAGATAAAATTGATAGAAATAGTCTTAAAATTGTTTTTACGCCTTTGCATGGTACATCAATAATGTCTATACCTCATACCTTAAAAGGTGCAGGATACACAGATGTTCATATTGTAGAAGAACAGCGTAAGCCAAATGGAGATTTCCCTACTGTAAAATCACCAAATCCAGAAGAGCCAGAAGCTTTACACATGGCTACTGAATTAGCGAACAACATTGGTGCTGATATTGTTATTGGTACAGATCCTGATTGTGATAGATTAGGGGTTGCTGTAAGAGATTTAAATGGCAATATGAAACTGTTAAATGGTAACCAGACAATGGTTGTTATGACAGATTTCTTATTAAAAAAATGGAAAGAAGAAGGTAGATTAAATGGTAAAGAATTTATAGGTTCTACAATTGTATCTACAGAACTTGTAAACCAAATAGCTGCAAAATACAATGTTGAAACCAAGGTAGGTTTAACTGGTTTTAAATGGATAGCTAAAATGGTTGTTGATTTTCCTGAACTAGAATTTATTGGTGGTGGAGAAGAAAGTTTTGGTTATATGGTTGGTGATTTTGTAAGAGATAAAGATGCAGTGACTGCTACATTATTAGCTTGTGAAGTTGCAGCTTATGCCAAACAGAATGGAAGTTCTTTCTATCATGAATTATTAAATATTTACATAGAAAATAGCTTTTATAAAGAACATTTAATTTCAATTACCAAAAAAGGAATGGATGGTGCTGCAGAAATTCAGCAAATGTTAAGTGACATGAGAAACAATCCATTAACTGAGATTGATGGAGAAAAAATAGAATCACTTTCTGATTACCAAGCATCAACTAGAAAAAATTTAATTACTGGTGAGGTTTCGAACATGGATATCCCAAAATCTAATGTACTTATTTACCAAACAGCTTCTGGAACTAGAATTGCAGCAAGGCCTAGTGGAACTGAGCCTAAAATTAAATTTTATTTTAGTGTAAATGCTCCTTTAGACAAAATCGAAAATGCAGAAAAAGTAGAAGATGCTTTAGATGCTAAAATTCAAAGAATCATAAAAGAGATGAAATTGAATTAA
- a CDS encoding ABC transporter ATP-binding protein, which produces MGYFKDILKYERKYRKFTLLNVVFNIFYAIFNVLSVLAFIPVLGILFETDKDIVVEPTYEGITSIGSYLKESFYFFISEKIENDGQIKTLLFICLLALSLFFLKNFFRYLASYVITFLRTGIVKDLRDKLYHKIVELPISYFTEKRKGDIIARMTADVQEVEVSILTSIETIVREPLTVVIAISIMLFMSVKLTLFVFILLPVSGFIISSISKKLKANSVKAQQETGTFLSFIEETLTGLRVIKGFNSEKIIERKFNASTTTFRNLMTSVFHRQTLASPMSEFLGSATIIAILWFGGREVLSNTSSLQPDEFMGYIVLFYTVLNPIKLITTSYYNIQKGEASAERIMSVLNTENHIKDNPNAIVKASFDSKIEFKNISFKYKKDYVLKDFSLTINKGETVALVGQSGSGKSTLANLITRFYDVNSGDILIDGESIKNITKKSLRDLMGIVTQESILFNDTVENNIKLGTENATEAEVLEASEIANANEFIQNLPEKFHTNIGDSGGTLSGGQKQRLSIARAVLKNPPIMILDEATSALDTESEQLVQLALEKMMQNRTSLVIAHRLSTIQKADTIVVMKKGEIVEKGKHDELLSKKGEYFKLVTMQSLS; this is translated from the coding sequence ATGGGTTATTTTAAAGATATTCTTAAATATGAAAGAAAGTACAGAAAGTTTACGTTATTAAATGTAGTCTTTAATATTTTCTATGCCATTTTTAATGTTCTTTCTGTCCTTGCATTTATTCCTGTTTTAGGCATATTATTTGAAACAGACAAAGACATTGTTGTAGAACCTACTTATGAAGGTATTACAAGTATTGGATCTTATTTAAAAGAAAGCTTTTACTTTTTTATATCAGAAAAAATAGAAAATGATGGTCAAATAAAAACATTGTTATTCATATGTTTATTAGCACTTTCATTATTCTTTTTAAAGAACTTTTTCAGGTATTTAGCCTCTTACGTGATTACATTCTTAAGAACAGGAATTGTTAAAGACTTAAGAGACAAACTATATCATAAAATTGTAGAACTACCAATTTCTTACTTTACAGAAAAAAGAAAAGGAGACATTATTGCAAGAATGACTGCTGATGTTCAAGAAGTAGAAGTTTCAATTTTAACCTCAATAGAAACTATTGTTAGAGAACCACTTACTGTTGTAATTGCAATTTCTATTATGCTTTTTATGAGTGTTAAATTAACGCTGTTTGTTTTTATATTATTACCAGTTTCAGGATTTATCATTTCATCAATTAGTAAAAAATTAAAAGCAAACTCGGTTAAAGCACAGCAAGAAACTGGTACATTTTTATCATTTATAGAAGAAACACTTACAGGTTTAAGAGTTATTAAAGGTTTTAATTCTGAAAAGATTATAGAGAGAAAGTTTAATGCATCTACCACTACCTTTAGAAATTTGATGACCAGTGTTTTTCATAGGCAAACGTTAGCATCACCTATGAGTGAATTTTTAGGGTCTGCAACAATTATTGCTATTTTATGGTTTGGTGGTAGAGAGGTTTTATCAAACACAAGTTCTTTACAACCAGATGAATTTATGGGTTATATTGTATTATTCTATACTGTATTAAACCCAATAAAATTAATTACAACTTCTTACTACAACATTCAAAAAGGTGAAGCTTCTGCAGAAAGAATTATGTCTGTTTTAAATACAGAAAATCATATCAAAGACAATCCAAATGCTATTGTTAAAGCTTCTTTCGATAGTAAAATTGAGTTTAAAAACATATCGTTTAAATACAAAAAAGACTATGTTTTAAAAGACTTTTCTTTAACTATTAATAAGGGTGAAACTGTTGCTTTGGTTGGCCAATCAGGAAGTGGTAAATCTACTTTAGCAAATCTAATTACTCGTTTTTACGATGTAAATTCTGGTGATATTTTAATTGATGGTGAAAGCATTAAAAACATTACTAAAAAATCTTTACGAGATTTAATGGGTATTGTAACGCAAGAATCTATTTTATTTAATGATACTGTAGAAAATAATATAAAATTGGGTACAGAAAATGCAACTGAAGCAGAAGTGTTAGAAGCTTCAGAAATTGCGAACGCAAATGAGTTCATTCAAAATTTACCTGAAAAATTCCATACTAATATTGGTGATAGTGGAGGCACTTTATCAGGAGGTCAAAAACAGCGTTTATCTATTGCTAGAGCTGTATTGAAAAATCCGCCAATTATGATTTTGGATGAAGCTACATCTGCCTTAGATACAGAATCTGAGCAACTTGTACAGTTAGCTTTAGAAAAGATGATGCAAAATAGAACCTCTTTAGTTATTGCTCATAGATTATCTACCATACAAAAAGCAGATACAATTGTCGTAATGAAAAAAGGTGAAATTGTAGAAAAAGGTAAACACGATGAGTTACTATCCAAAAAAGGTGAATATTTTAAGTTAGTAACTATGCAAAGCCTATCTTAA
- a CDS encoding pyruvate carboxylase, with the protein MKIKKVLVANRGEIAIRIFRACAEINVETVGIYTYEDRYSLHRYKSDESYQIGEDNQPLKPYLDIDAIIKVAKDNGVDAIHPGYGFLSENANFAQKCEENDIIFVGPKVSVLKSLGDKITAKKVAIDNNIPIIKSNKNPLESIEIALEEAEKIGYPIMLKAASGGGGRGMRVIRKADELKKAYGESKREALNAFGDDTVFLEKFVENPKHIEIQIVADSFGNTVHLFERDCSVQRRYQKVIEFAPSYGLKQETKDALYKYAIDICKAVNYNNIGTVEFLVDDDDSIYFIEVNPRIQVEHTVTEVVTNIDLVKTQLFIAGGYKLSDQQIKIPNQESIKINGYALQCRITTEDPQNDFKPDFGTISTYRSASGFGIRLDAGSVYQGVTISPFFDSMLVKVTANSRTLDGAARKIRRALGEFRIRGVKTNMLFLDNILQHETFRKGAITVNFIKSTPSLFKFKAPRNRANKIITYLGDVTINGNADVKKFDATKTFVKPKIPAFDVNAAYPKGTKDLLTELGPEGFSNWLKNEKKIHFTDTTMRDAHQSLLATRMRTFDMLKVAEGYAKNHPDIFSLEVWGGATFDVCLRFLHENPWERLRLLREKMPNVLLQMLIRGSNGVGYTAYPDNLIGKFVEQSWENGVDLFRIFDSLNWMKSIAPCIEHVRTKTQGLAEGSICYTSDILNVKNTKYNLKYYINLAKEIENAGAHILAIKDMAGLLKPYAASELVTALKSELNIPIHLHTHDTSSIQSATYLKAIEAGVDVVDVALSGLSGLTSQPNFNSIVEMMKFHERENPMNATSLNEYSNYWETVREYYYPFESGLKSGSGEVFKHEIPGGQYSNLKPQAQALGLEGRFHEITKMYGEVNTLFGNIVKVTPSSKVVGDMAQYLVSNNLTIKDVLERGDTISFPQSVVSFFKGDLGQPVGGFPEKLQKLILKDQSPYTERPNAHLPPVDFDKEYAEFRRIFENDLGRKIDFTDFLSYKLYPKVFLDAFNTHLKYDNLTNLPTKNFFYGMEIGEEITVDLDKGKTVLITLDSISEANEKGFVTVYFKVNGQGRTVQIKDESIKVTSVQNIKADKNNSKQIGAPLQGLLSTILVKKGEKVTRNQPLFIIEAMKMETTITANDDGKIDTIILTEGTIVNADDLVLSLN; encoded by the coding sequence ATGAAAATTAAAAAAGTATTAGTTGCAAATAGAGGAGAAATTGCTATTCGAATTTTTAGAGCTTGTGCAGAGATTAATGTAGAAACTGTTGGAATTTATACATACGAAGATCGCTACTCTTTGCATAGATATAAATCTGATGAATCTTATCAAATAGGTGAAGATAATCAACCTTTAAAACCTTATTTAGATATTGATGCAATAATTAAAGTTGCAAAAGATAATGGAGTAGATGCCATTCATCCTGGGTATGGATTTTTATCTGAAAATGCCAATTTTGCTCAAAAATGTGAAGAAAACGATATTATTTTTGTAGGACCGAAAGTATCTGTTTTAAAATCTTTAGGAGATAAAATTACGGCCAAGAAAGTTGCAATAGATAATAATATACCTATTATAAAAAGTAACAAAAACCCTTTAGAAAGTATTGAGATAGCTTTAGAAGAGGCAGAAAAAATTGGATACCCAATAATGTTGAAAGCTGCTTCTGGAGGTGGAGGTAGAGGAATGAGAGTTATTAGAAAAGCAGATGAACTTAAAAAAGCTTATGGCGAAAGTAAGAGAGAAGCATTAAATGCGTTTGGAGATGACACTGTTTTTTTAGAAAAATTTGTTGAAAACCCGAAACATATTGAAATTCAAATTGTTGCAGATAGTTTTGGTAATACAGTTCACTTATTTGAGAGAGATTGCTCTGTGCAAAGACGCTATCAAAAAGTAATAGAGTTTGCACCTTCTTATGGTTTAAAGCAAGAAACAAAAGATGCACTTTACAAATATGCAATAGATATATGTAAAGCCGTAAATTACAATAATATTGGTACTGTAGAATTTTTAGTAGATGATGATGATTCAATTTACTTTATAGAGGTTAATCCAAGAATACAAGTAGAACATACTGTTACAGAAGTTGTAACAAATATAGATTTGGTGAAGACACAGCTTTTTATTGCTGGAGGTTATAAATTATCTGATCAACAAATAAAAATTCCGAATCAAGAGTCTATTAAAATAAACGGTTATGCACTGCAGTGTAGAATAACTACAGAGGATCCGCAAAATGATTTTAAACCAGATTTTGGAACAATATCTACCTACAGAAGTGCTTCAGGTTTTGGTATTCGATTAGATGCAGGTAGCGTTTATCAAGGTGTTACAATATCTCCGTTTTTTGATTCTATGTTGGTAAAAGTTACTGCAAATAGTAGAACTTTAGATGGTGCTGCTCGTAAAATTAGAAGGGCTCTTGGCGAATTTCGAATTCGTGGTGTAAAAACTAACATGCTTTTTTTAGATAATATACTTCAGCACGAAACTTTTAGAAAAGGTGCAATTACAGTAAACTTTATTAAATCTACACCAAGTTTATTTAAGTTTAAAGCACCTAGAAATAGAGCTAATAAAATAATTACTTATTTGGGTGATGTTACTATTAATGGCAATGCAGATGTTAAGAAATTTGATGCAACAAAAACATTTGTAAAACCCAAAATTCCCGCTTTTGATGTTAATGCAGCTTACCCAAAAGGAACAAAAGATTTACTGACAGAGTTAGGGCCAGAAGGTTTTTCTAATTGGTTGAAAAACGAAAAGAAAATACATTTCACAGACACTACAATGCGTGATGCGCATCAAAGTTTGTTGGCAACCAGAATGCGAACTTTCGATATGTTAAAAGTTGCAGAAGGCTATGCTAAAAACCATCCAGATATTTTTAGTCTGGAAGTTTGGGGAGGTGCCACTTTTGATGTTTGCTTACGATTTTTACATGAAAATCCATGGGAAAGATTACGTTTGCTTAGAGAAAAAATGCCAAATGTGCTATTGCAAATGTTAATAAGGGGCTCTAATGGTGTTGGTTATACTGCCTATCCAGACAATTTAATTGGTAAATTTGTTGAACAATCTTGGGAAAATGGAGTTGATTTATTCCGAATTTTTGATTCTCTAAATTGGATGAAATCGATTGCTCCATGCATAGAGCATGTAAGAACAAAAACACAAGGTTTAGCAGAAGGTTCTATTTGTTATACCTCTGATATTTTAAATGTAAAAAACACTAAATACAATTTAAAATATTATATCAATTTAGCCAAAGAAATTGAAAATGCAGGCGCACATATTTTGGCAATTAAAGATATGGCTGGTTTGTTAAAACCTTATGCAGCTTCAGAATTGGTTACTGCTTTAAAATCGGAATTAAACATTCCAATTCACTTGCATACACATGACACATCCTCTATACAATCTGCCACTTATTTAAAAGCAATTGAGGCAGGTGTAGATGTTGTAGATGTTGCATTAAGTGGCTTGTCTGGTTTAACATCGCAACCAAATTTTAACTCAATTGTAGAAATGATGAAGTTTCACGAAAGGGAAAACCCTATGAATGCTACTTCCTTAAATGAGTATTCTAACTATTGGGAAACTGTAAGAGAATATTATTATCCTTTTGAATCTGGCTTAAAGTCGGGCTCAGGAGAAGTATTTAAACACGAAATTCCTGGTGGCCAATATTCAAATTTAAAACCACAAGCACAAGCTTTAGGTTTAGAAGGTCGTTTTCATGAAATTACAAAAATGTATGGAGAAGTAAATACACTTTTTGGTAACATCGTAAAAGTTACACCAAGTTCTAAAGTTGTTGGTGATATGGCTCAATATTTAGTAAGTAATAATTTAACTATAAAAGATGTTTTGGAAAGAGGTGATACTATTTCTTTTCCTCAATCTGTGGTGAGTTTCTTTAAAGGAGATTTAGGTCAGCCAGTTGGTGGTTTTCCAGAAAAATTACAGAAGCTTATTTTAAAAGATCAATCTCCCTATACAGAAAGACCAAATGCACATTTACCACCTGTAGATTTTGATAAAGAATATGCAGAATTTAGAAGAATATTTGAAAATGACTTGGGTAGAAAAATTGATTTTACAGATTTCTTATCCTATAAATTATATCCAAAGGTGTTTTTAGATGCTTTTAATACACATTTAAAATACGATAATCTAACCAATTTACCTACCAAAAATTTCTTTTACGGCATGGAAATAGGAGAGGAGATTACTGTTGATTTAGATAAAGGTAAAACTGTATTAATTACGTTAGATTCTATTAGTGAAGCTAATGAAAAAGGATTTGTAACTGTTTATTTTAAAGTAAATGGACAAGGAAGAACAGTGCAGATTAAAGATGAGTCTATCAAAGTTACATCAGTTCAAAATATAAAAGCTGATAAAAATAATAGCAAACAAATTGGTGCACCTTTGCAAGGGTTATTGTCTACTATTTTAGTTAAAAAAGGAGAAAAGGTAACTAGAAATCAGCCTTTATTTATTATTGAAGCTATGAAAATGGAAACTACAATTACAGCCAATGATGATGGTAAAATTGACACTATCATATTAACTGAAGGTACAATTGTTAACGCTGATGATTTAGTTTTAAGCTTAAATTAA
- a CDS encoding DUF1647 domain-containing protein — MQKVSNFISTAFLELKLKSFDNKQELVLVTGSDSSHYKSLCQLLNSIKTFEKNTKTVVFDLGLTEEEQLSLEQSFDFVDLRKFDYSKYPAYFNIKSNAGEYAWKPVIVHKVLNEFKCSVCWIDAGNVITQELKSLRKVIEYLGFYSPFSKDTIADWTHYKSLKILEVSNNKTLLKQTNLNGACIAVNYNCETARVVIEKWKDAALNKKVIAPEGSSRDNHRQDQAILSVLAYKHIPEISKKMTFKKFGFKLHQDID, encoded by the coding sequence ATGCAAAAAGTTTCAAACTTTATTTCCACAGCTTTTTTAGAACTTAAGTTAAAATCTTTTGATAACAAACAAGAATTAGTTCTAGTCACAGGTTCTGATAGCTCTCACTATAAAAGTTTATGCCAACTTCTAAATAGTATTAAAACTTTTGAAAAGAATACTAAAACTGTAGTTTTTGATTTAGGGCTAACAGAAGAAGAACAATTATCTCTAGAACAATCTTTTGACTTTGTTGATTTAAGGAAGTTTGATTATTCTAAATATCCAGCGTATTTCAATATTAAGAGTAATGCAGGAGAGTATGCTTGGAAACCAGTAATAGTGCATAAAGTTTTAAATGAATTTAAATGTTCCGTTTGTTGGATTGATGCTGGTAATGTAATTACTCAAGAGTTAAAAAGCTTACGAAAAGTTATTGAATATTTAGGGTTTTATTCACCATTTTCTAAAGACACAATTGCTGATTGGACACACTATAAATCTTTAAAAATTTTAGAAGTATCAAACAATAAAACGTTGCTTAAACAAACCAATTTAAATGGTGCTTGTATTGCTGTAAACTATAATTGCGAAACTGCTAGAGTGGTTATTGAAAAATGGAAAGATGCAGCTTTAAATAAAAAGGTAATTGCTCCTGAGGGTAGTAGTAGAGACAATCATAGGCAAGATCAAGCGATTTTATCTGTTTTAGCTTATAAGCATATTCCTGAAATTTCTAAAAAAATGACCTTTAAAAAGTTTGGGTTCAAATTACATCAAGATATAGATTAA